The sequence CGGTGGTGAAGGAGGCTGGAAAAATCAACTGTACCGCGTAGAGATTCATAAAGGTAATCAAGAACAAGATAATTCAGCAGAAGTAACCTTTAAATGGTCTCGAAATAATGGTGCTATAGTATTCCCAATTAAAGAAATTAAATCAGATTATATAGAAGTAAGCAATTTTAGTCGCGATATTTCCGATTCCTTTAAATCCGAGCAATGGGTAGAAATTACCAATGATGTTCGAGAATTGCAAGGTGAACCGGGAACCCTGGTACAGTTAAGAAATATATCGCAAAACAAATTATTTTATAACCCAGCCACAATAGTTAATGACTCTAGTGATTCGTCAACTTTTCCCCAAGGGCACAATCTAAAAATTCGCAGTTGGGATAGTAATCATAGCAATAATCAAGACGCAATTCCTCTAAAATCTTCCGATCGGAAGGTTGTTTTAGAAAACGGCATTCAGCTAGAGTTTGAAGGCGATTCCTTTAAAACTGGCGACTACTGGTTAATTCCAACCCGCGCAGTTAAAGTTAATAAGCATCATATTCAGTGGACTTTTGATAGTTCAGATAAACCCATACCGCAACCACCGGAAGGAATCGAACATCACTATTCTGCTTTAGCTTTATTATCTTATCAAAACAACCAATTAAATCTCGTAGAAGACTTACGAGAAACCTTTCCATCCCTATCTAATTGCTTGGATAAAACAGGCGATATCATGACAGGTGCTTTGGAAATTCAAGATAATCTTTATATTACTGGTAAATCTAATCAAGATAATCAATATATTCCCGGTAAAGTTGGTATCGGAACAAAAGAACCCCAACAAAGACTAGTTATTCTTGATAAAGATGATATTAAAGGTAGAGTCGCAATTGGTTTTAACGATACAGAACAAACTGCCGCTTTAGCAATTAAAGAGAACGTTGGTATTGGTTATTTTAATATACCAAAAACTACTGCTTTAGCAATTAACGGTAAAGTTGGTATCGGTACAAAAGAACCCCAACAAGCATTAGTCATTCTTGATAAAGATGATATTAAAGGAAAAGTTGCTATCGGTTATAACAAAACAGGACAAAAAGCCGCTCTAGCAATTAAAGATAAAGTTGGTATCAATACAATTTTACCTAAGAGCGATTTAAGTGTATTGGGTAACGTTGCCATCGGCTCTACTAACTACACCGAAATTGCTAACGCACCAGATAACGGCTTAATTGTTGAAGGAAATGTCGGTATTGGTAGCCCAAATCCCACCTCTGCAAAATTAGAAGTAAACGGTGATGTCAAGATTACCGGGGATAGTATTAAAAATACCAATAACTTTAAAATTATTGATACTCAAAATCAAGATTGGTTAAATATAAATCCCGATGCAGAATATCCCGGTATTGCCTTATATAATCCCGTGGCGATTTCCAAAGGTGGCTTAGTGATTGGGGAATTAACTAAAATATCTGATGGTGAACTTAAAGTTAGTAAAAATACATTATTAGCAACAACATCTGGTAAAGTTACTATTGGCAATCTCCAACAAGTAAGCGAAAATACGCTGTTAGAAGTTGCCGGTAATACTATCATTGGCTCCTCATACATAGGCGATCGCGCAGCACCAGAAAATGGACTTTTAGTTGAAGGCAAAGTCAATATTGGCGATACGCCAAAAAATAATCAACCAGCCGAAAATGCTCAACTTTATACTCAAGGTGACGCTTATATAAGCAACAAACTTTATACAACTGATTTATCTGTCACGGGGAATATAGAACTTGGAGAATCAACCCAATTATCCATTGCTGAATTAGAAGTTAGTAAAAGTGCTTTCTTAGCAACTGCATCAGGTAAAGTTGGTATCGGAACTCAACAAATACATAATAATACCTTCCTCGGAATAGCAGGAAATACTACCATTGGTTCATCTTATATAAATAGTAAAGCTGCACCAGAAAATGGTCTTTTGGTTGAAGGGAAAGTTAATATTGGCGATACACCAAAAGATAATCAACCAGCGGAAGATGCTCAATTCTATAATGAAGGTGATGCTTATATAAACGGCACGCTTTATACAAAAGATTTAAGCGTTATAGACAATATCGAATTTGTAGAATCAACCCAATTATCTATCGCTGAATTAAAAGTTAGAAAAAATTCCTTTTTAGCAACTACTAGAAATAGTCAAGTTAGTATTGGTAGCCAGCGGAAGCCAAATACAAAAACTCTTATGGGAATTGCAGGAAGTACCACCATTGGTGAATCTTATATAAATAGTAAAGCTGCACCAGAAAATGGGCTTTTAGTTGAAGGAAAAGTTAGTATTGGCGGTACGATACCCCGAAATAATCAACAAGCCGAAGACGCTCAAATCTATACTGAAGGCGATGCTTATATAAACGGCACGCTTTATACAAAAGATTTAAGCATTACAGATAATGTAGAATTTGCAGAATCAACCCAATTATCCATTGCTGAATTAAACATTAGTAAAAATGCTTTCTTAGCAACTACTAAAAACAATCAAGTTAGTATCGGTACCCAGCAAAAGCCGAATGCAAAGACTCTTATGGGAATTGCGGGAAGTACTACCATTGGTGAATCTTATATCGATAGTAAAGCTGCACCAGAAAACGGTCTTTTAGTTGAAGGAAAGGTCAGTATTGGTGGTACTATACCTCGAAACAACGAAGCTAGAACATCACAACTTTACGTTAAGGGCAACGCTTATATTAATGATACTTTGTTAACAGATACCATTGTCTATAACCAAATGATGCAGCGCTCTTCACAGCAGTATAAAGATAATATTACCGAGCTTTCCATTCCAGAAAGTTTGCAAATATTAGAAGATTTAAAGCCTGTTAAATACAGTTATATAACAGATGAAACTAAAAGAATTCACGCTGGATTTATTGCCGAAAAATCTCCGGAAATTTTTACTTCTCCTGACAAAACAATGCTTAATTCCACGGGGATTATCGCAATATTAACCAATGTATTAAAAGAACATATTCATACAAATTCTGCTTTGAATCGCGTCATTGCCAATCAGCAGCAAGAAATTGCTAACTTACGAAAAAGAGTAAATAAATTAGAAGAAAAAAATAATAAATTATTTTGGTAAGTTAGACTCGTCCAAAATATAATCTAGACACTATTTGCAGGTTCATTTATTTTTTTCAATTGGTGTAGAAGAATGCTCTAACATCTCCTTCGCCATTTTTCGATGAATTATATTGACTAATTTCACACCTATTCTTTGACGACAGCGAACTAATATTGAGGCCTCAAAGGTGTTTCATTACTATAAGATAATATCCCTATCAAATATTTTAGATAAGGGTTGTTCTTGATTTACCAAATCAGTCTCTCTATCACTTATTCCTAATTTCTCTTTAATAATTAACGCCCTTAGTGCCATAGGAAAAGATTTAGCAGGTGCCCTTATATCCTCGGAAAAAGTTGAAGCATATTCTTCTTAAAATTCTGACCAAGGTATTAATTAAGCCATCATTACCCAACGATTATCTTCCGACAACTTTCCCTCAAAAGCGAGTTCAAAGTTTTCTAATGATATTTGGGCTTGCTCCTCAAAACGGTATACAAATACTAAAGTACGCGCAGCGTACTACTCGCGGTAATGCAAAGGTTTCGAGTTATTTTAAAGTTTTTTCTTGCACCTGAATATATTCCTCTGGTCTGAAAATGTATGCTGCACAACATTTTCGTGTTAATTCAGCAAGCCCTACATAGCTTGTCGGCTATGAAGATATAAATGACTATGAAACTCTACCTCACGATCCAATATTTACACTTGCAGTTGGAAAAGTAATTAACGCTCCCTAGTAAGGGATTGTCTGCAATTTGAGAGCTTGATTTTTGTTTAATTCCCATTATGGGTATGTAAATATTTATATGTTTTCTGGGAATACTAATTTTATCAAGGCAAAAACAAACGTCTACCATGAGGTAAGCATAAATGACTAATGCAAGTTCCGTTCTTGTGATTCCCGGATATCAAATTAGCTCTCAACTGTATGCAGGCTCTAGAACTAGAGTATATCGAGCAATCCGAGGGCTAGAATCACTTGCAGTAGTTGTGAAATTGCTGACATCTGAATATCCCGGCTTCAACGAATTACTGCAATTTCGTAACCAGTACACCATTAGCAAAAATCTCAACATTCCCGGTATTATTCGTCCTTTATCATTAGAAACTTATGGTAATGGTTATCTTTTAGTGATGGAAGATAGGGGAGAAATTTCTTTACGAGAATACACTAAAACAACAACTCTTTCACTTGTCGAATTTTTGGAGATAGCTATTCAATTAACTAACATTCTCCACGCTTTACGCCAAAACTGTGTTATCCATAAAGACATCAAACCCGCAAACATACTGATTCATCCAGAAACAAAAGAAGTTAACCTGATAGACTTTAGTATTGCTTCTGTGTTGCCCAAAGAAACTCAAGAAATTAAAAATCCTAATGTTTTAGAAGGAACTCTCGCTTATATTTCCCCCGAGCAGACAGGTAGAATGAATCGAGGGATAGACTACCGCAGCGATTTTTATTCTCTAGGTGTGACATTTTATGAATTATTAATAGGAGAATTACCATTTACATCTGAGGATCCTATGGAATTGGTGCATTGTCACATTGCTAAAAAACCTACGGCATTGGGAAACAGGTTTGGGGGAACAGGTAGCAGGGAAAATATCCCAGAAGTACTTTCAGATATTGTCATTAAATTAATGGCAAAAAACGCCGAAGAAAGATACCAGAGTGCTTTGGGATTAAAATATGATTTAGATAATTGTTTATATCAACTAAAAGAAACTGGCAAAATTATAGATTTTGAAATAGCCCAGAAAGACATATGCGATCGCTTTCTCATCCCCGAAAAACTTTATGGACGAGAAACAGAAGTTGTAACCTTGCTAGAAGCTTTTGAGCGTGTCACTAACGGCAATTCAGAAATGATGCTAGTAGCAGGATTTTCTGGAATTGGCAAAACTGCGGTAATCAATGAAGTCCACAAACCAATCGTGCGGCAGCGTGGCTACTTCATTAAAGGCAAATTTGACCAATTTAATCGCAATATTCCCTTATCTGCGTTTGTTCAAGCCTTTCGTGACTTGATGGCACAGCTGCTGAGTGAAAGTGATGTTCAACTAGCAGCATGGAAAACCAAAATCCTCGCCGCAGTAGGAGAAAACGGACAAGTAATTGTGGAGGTGATTCCTGAACTAGAGCGGATTATCGGTAAACAACCCCCTATCCCTGAACTATCAGGCAGTGCTGCTCAAAATCGCTTCAACTTACTATTTCAAAAATTCATCCAACTGTTTACTACCAAAGAGCATCCCTTGGTGATGTTCCTGGATGACTTGCAGTGGGCAGATTCAGCTTCCCTAAACTTGTTGCAGTTATTGATGAGTGAAGCTGGTGGTGGATATTTACTGATTCTGGGAGCCTATCGAGACAATGAGGTATTTGCGGCGCATCCTTTGATGTTGACTCTGGAACAGATTCAGAAAGCAGAAGCGCCAGTGAATACGATTTTCCTAGAACCTTTAAGGGAAATCACGGTGAATCAGTTGGTAGCAGATACCTTGACTTGTAACGAGGAACTGGCTCAACCCCTGACAAAGTTGGTGTATCAAAAAACTAAAGGAAATCCCTTTTTTACAACTCAGTTTCTCAAAGCATTGTATGAAGATGGTTGGATTGAGTTCCAGTCAGAACTGGGTTCTTGGCAATGCGATATAGCGGCAGTGCAGCAGTTAGCATTGACGGATGATGTGGTGGACTTCATGGCATTGCAGTTGCAGAAACTTTCAGTGGAGACGCAAGCAGTTTTGAAATTGGCGGCTTGTATTGGTAACCAATTTGATTTGATTACTCTGGCAATTATTTCCGAACAATCTCCTGTTGAAACAGCAACTAACCTCTGGAAAGCATTACAGGAAGGGCTAATTCTGCCACAAAGTCAAGTGTATAAATTTTATCTGAGCCGTGATGAGTCAGATAGGAATACTAAAAACATCGAAAACGTAGGCTATCGGTTTTTGCACGATCGCGTCCAACAAGCTGCTTATTCTCTAATTCCCGATAACCAAAAACAAGCAACTCATCTAAAAATCGGTGAACTCTTACTCCAAAAAATACCAGCAACGAAGCGAGAAGAAAAAATCTTTGATATTGTTAATCAATTAAATTATGGTGTTGAACTAATTACGGAATCGGCAGAACGAGAAAAACTTGCGACTTTAAATTTATCTGCTGGCTCGAAAGCGAGATTCTCTAATGCTTATAATGCTGCAACCGAATATGCTACTGATGGGATTAAATTGTTAAAAGCAGATTGTTGGCATAGTCAGTATCAGTTGGCATTAGAATTGCACAACCTAGCAGCAGAAGCAGCTTATTTGGCTGGCAATTTTGAATTGATGGCGGAATTTATCCAAAAAGTTTTAGATAGCGTTGAAAATCCCTTTGATAAAATCAAAGTTTATGAAATACAAATTCAAGCCTATGGCGCACAAAATCAACCATTAGCAGCAGTTAAACTTGGACAAGAAATTTTGAAATTATTGGGAATCGAACTCCCGGAAAATATTAGTAATTCTGACATACAGGCTCAACTAAATCAAACTCAATCTCTTTTTGCCGAACAATCTATTGAAGATTTAATTAATCTGCCTGTGATGACGGATAAAACAGCTTTGGCAGCAATGAAAATTTTATCAAACATTACGACTTTTGTGTTTCAAGCAGTTCCAGAGCTATACGTTTTCGTGCCATCGACGCAAGTGAGTCTTTCTGTTAAATATGGTAATTCTGAGCAGTCAGCTTTTGGTTATATAGGCTATGGAATTATTCTCAGTGGGTTAGTTGAAGATATTGATTCTAGCTATAGATTTGGTCAATTAGCGCTTGATGTTTTAAGTCAATTTGATACCAAAGAAATGACTTCAAAAGTGATAAACGGATTTGATTGTTTGATTCGGCATTGGAAGAAACATACTCAAGAAACCGTACAATCGCTCTGGCAGTGTTACTCAGTTGGGTTAGAAACAGGAGATTTAGAGTTTGCGGGAATGAGCCTCCGTTACTACGATACTCATCTATATTTCCTTGGTCGAGAGCTTAAGGCTTTAGCCACAGAGATGGCAACCCATACCCAGGCATTCCAGCAAATGAAGCAATACAGGTTTGTTCAACACAATCAAATTCAAATGCAGAGAGCTTTAAATTTATTAGGAGAAGTTGATGATGTCTTGTGTTTGAAAGGTGAAGCCTGTGATGAAGAGACTTTGCTTCCCCTAATTATGAATGATGGATTTGCACTGATCGAATTTTATTTTACTAAGCTTCAACTCAGTTATTTGTTTGGCAAATATGAACTGGCTCATGAATACGCAGCCCAAGTAGACCGCTACGCTTCTGGTGGTCGATCTTTCGTTATTTCTCGACAATGCAATTTTTACAAATCTCTAGTAAAACTTGCTATATTTTTAAATGTTAGTCAAGATACACAAACACAGCTTCTAAATCAAGTTACAGATAACCAAGAAAAAATGCAACTATGGGCACAACACTGCCCAATGAATGTTTTACACCAATATTATTTAGTAGAAGCTGAAAAATACCGGGTTTTAGGTCAGAATTATGAAGCAGGAGATTTTTACGATCGTGCCATAGGCAAAGCTAAAGAAAACGGCTACATCCAAGAAGAAGCCTTAGCCAAGGAACTGGCTGCCAAGTTCTATCTTAACTGGGGCAAAGAAAAAATTGCCAGCGCCTATATGCAGGAAGCTTATTACTGCTACGCCCGTTGGGGAGCCAAAGCTAAAACAGATTACTTAGAAAAATGCTATCCCAAACTACTAAAGCCCATCCTATTACAACAACGAATTAACCTCAATCCCTGGGAAACTATAGGAAACATTAGTGTTGCTCAGACAATTTCGTCTACTATCACTTCTACTACTGCCAGCCACACTATTTCCGATGCCCTCGATTTTAGTTCCCTTCTTAAAGCCGCTCAAACTATTTCTAGTCGCATCGAATTAGACCAACTCGTTACCTGTCTTACCAAAATTATTCTGGAAAACTCCGGTGCCAAAAAATCTGCATTAGTTCTTCCTGAAAATGCAACTTGGCAAGTTAAAGCAATTACTTCGATTAATCATCAACAAAATTCACCACTTCCAACACAAACCATCCTTGACTCACAATCAATAGATACTTGCGAAGATATTCCCAGAAAAATTATTAACTATGTCAAGAATACCCAAGAAACCATCGTTATAGATAATTGCCAAACAGATATTCCTGGACTAATTGGGGAATATATGATCGAACATCAACCCCAAAGTATTTTATGCATGCCAATTACTAATCAAGGACATTTAGTAGCAATTCTTTATTTAGAAAATAAACTTATAAGCGGCGTATTTACCCAAGAGCGTCTACAAGTCATCAATTTACTTTCCTCCCAAGCTGCAATCTCCTTAGAAAATGCTCAACTTTATCAACAAGCCCAACAAGCATTAGAAGATTTAAAAAACGCACAATTAAAAATAGTTCAAAGTGAAAAAATGTCTGCACTCGGTAATTTAGTCGCTGGTGTGGCACATGAAATGAATAATCCTTTGGGTTTCATTTCTGCGACTCTCGAACAAAGTAAACCCGCCCTTGCCGATATTGTAGAACACCTGGGATTATATCAAGAAAATTTATCAGAACCTGGCGAGGAAATTATTGAACATGCAGAAGAAATCGACTTGGACTACAGCCTAGAAGATTTACCTAAGATGATAGATTCAATGGTGATGGCTTGCGATAGATTGAAAAATATTAGCACAAGTTTGAGAACTTTCTCTCGTGCTGATAAAGATTACAAAGTAAAGTTCAATATCCATGATGGGCTAGATAGCACAATTTTAATTCTCAAACATCGCCTCAAAGCCAATGACAAACGTCCAGCAATTGAAGTTATCGCCGATTATGGGGAAATATCACAAATTGAGTGTTTTCCCGGTCAATTAAATCAGGTATTTATGAATCTTTTAGCTAATGCCATTGATGCTTTAGATGAGTCTAATGATGGACGGAGTTATGAGGATATTAAAGCTAATCCCAACAAAATTATCATTAAAACTCTAACTGAAAATGAACAAATCAAAATATTAATTAGTGATAATGGTAAAGGAATGAGTCAAGAGGTGAAAACACAAATATTTGACCATTTATTTACTACTAAAGGTGTCGGTAAAGGTACTGGTTTGGGATTAGCGATTGCTAAACAAATTGTTGAGGAAAAACATGAGGGTTGCCTAGAAGTAGAATCCGAGTTGGGAAAAGGTACGTCATTTTATATCAAACTGCCAATAATCAGTTGAATAATCTCATTGACATCAAAATAACCAATAACATGATGCGGTGGTGGAAGGAACGAGTTTAGTAAGATGAAGCTTTTTTTAGTCGATGAGACACCAGCACGAAGGCGGGAATCCGTTTTTAGCTACAAACCATCAAAAAATCAGGAGTCAAATAAATGTTGGATTGTATTGTAATTGGAGCTGGCCCAGGAGGTCTAGTTACCACCAAAGAATTACTCGAACAAGGACTCAGCGAGGTCGTTTGTTTGGAGCAAGCAGAAAGTGTCGGAGGCGTTTTTGCCAATACCTATGACAATTTAGTGCTAACTTCCTCTTGCACTTATAGTATGTTTTCGGACTTTTGGATGGGTAATGGAAACCAACACAAATTTTGGACGAAGAACGAAGCTGTTGACTATTGGAAACGATATGCCAAACATTTTGGCGTTTTGGGTAAAATTCGCTTCAATTCTAAAGTTGTTGCGGTGACTGAGCAAGGTAATCGAGGGTGGCAAGTTCAACTGCTCTCTGGAGAGACTTTGCGCTCAAAACGAGTGGCATTGGCGATTGGCAACAACAGTATTCCAAATTATCCCCAGTGGAAAGATTCATTAACTGAGGTGGAGTTTTCTCATTCCCAAAAATATCGCAATGCAAGTAACTTTGTAGGCAAAAATGTATTAGTGGTGGGCGGAGGCGAGTCAGCTTCAGACATAGCCCTAGAAATATCTGGAGTTGCCAAAAATTGCTGGGTTAGCCTTCGTAATTCAACTGGGTTTGTAGTACCTCGCAAGAGAGGCAAACGTGCTAATGACATCAGTACTAATAGAGGTATATACGGATTGCCAAGAGAATATGGTCATACTCTGAGTAAAATTATCTCTCGCCAGTGGTCGAGCTACAAAGATCCAATCGAGAAAACAGCAGTTAGGCTGAACGAGAAGGTCAAATCTCGAAATGGACTTTGGGGAACTTATGGAACTAAAACTTATGCCTTACCCAAGGCAATCGCCCATCATGGGTGTAAAGTCGTCGGTGAAATAATCGGCGTAGAAGATGGGGGCAGAACGCTACTGGCTGTCGATGGAGAAACCCTGCATTCGGTAGATGCCGTAGTATTTTGTACTGGCTACCAAAACTATATGTCTTTCCTTCCCGAAGAACTCAAGAAAACTGACCCTCGAAGTCTTTACAAACATATGTTCCATTCCCGGTATCGAGATCGGATAGTTTGGATTGGCTTGGCACGTCCGGGGTTCGGTAGTCAGTTTCCAATAATGGAAATGCAAGCCCGATTGTTTAGCTTAATCTGTACTGGCGAAAAAACTCTTCCTGCTGCTGTCGCAATGGAGAAAGCCGCATCTGTAGACCGACAGAAGTATTTACAACAGTTTGAACATAATGCCCATCGCATCCGTAGTTTGGTTGATTATCATATTTATATGGATGAACTAGCCGATTTAATTGGCTGTAAACCTCCTTTGTGGAAATACTTTTTCTTACATCCTCGCCTCTGGTTACGTCTGGTATATGGTGCGACTCAGGCAACTCAGTTTCGTTTGCGAGGTCCAGGACAGAAGGAAACTTGGGCTAAAGAAGCGATCGCTAAATTACCGGTTGTTCAATTTAATTATTTCTTTCTAGCTGGTCTAAGAGGTCGCGCCATCTATAGCTTCAAGGCTATCGTTAAGGGGATGGGACTAATCCGGGAGCAACGCGATTTCGTAAAAATGAGTGCGATCGCCAAGATTCAATCTGCGTATCTAAAATATTTAAGACATTAATTTGTTTTAGCTGACAATCTTAACGGCACAAACGTTTTCGCCATTCATCTTTTTGGCTAAGTATTATGAAAATATACTGAACTTATATATGAAGATTCACTGAAAATACATAAAAAAAACGATACAAATTCAATAATTTTCTCAGTTGCCAAAATACTTCTTTATAAGACAACATAGAAGCATGAACGCATATATTTTCGGCTAAATAAGCAAAAAATTTTGGTTCTCCCGGAGAAATTGGCTATGATAAATTAATCATAAAAAAAGGTTAAAATAATTGATGTAGCAAGGTTATAGCAATATAAAATTTAAAGTTTAAATTTTAATAAAAATGTGCTTTTTTTGTCTAAAATCCTTGCTATATCACAATTAAAGTTGGTATTAAATATTAATTTACATAACTAGTCTGGGAGACCTAAAATCTTTCAGTAATTTTGAAACAGAATTGAGCAAAAACTCTCAAATTTAAAAAATTAAGGTATAACATGTTAACTTTACAATCGATAGAAAATGTTGAGGATGTAATATCGTCAATAGAAAATTTTGAGGATACACTATCTTCAATAGAAGATGTTGAAAATGCACTACAGTTAAAATTTCATAAGCAAGTAACTGAGCCGGGCATAAAGAATCCAGTCAAGTTTTTGCAAAGATGGTCATATCTTTCTACCCAAGTAACACGACTTGCTGGAGCTGCATTGAGTCGCGCACATCTCGCAGACATTCAATACTTATTAGCAGAAATTGCTTACAGCGAGTGTGGTCTGGGAAATAAAGACGAAACTCACAGTAAACTAATGATTGAGTTGATTAATAAATCTCCTCATGCTGATGCCATTACTCAAAGATTAGATACATACTTCTTAAATTTATTTGAAGAAACAATTCTCGAATTATCCCAGATGAGCCAAGAAGAAGCAGTTGGATTTATTGTTTCCCTAGAAGCTCCTGCTTATCAAATTCTGGAATTGCTAAAACAAACTTCTATAGCTGTTGGTATTTTTGAAGTGGACTTCTTAAACTCTGAGTATTTTTTGATTCATGATGCTATGGAAAAAGAACACCAAAAATCATGTAATGAATCAATGCAAGTTGTTGTAGATAATGGATTGGAATTAAGTAAAATTTACAAGGGCGGCGAGAGAGGAATTAAGTTTCTTGTTGAATTCCTTGGGTGCTGATTTTTGAGGTAGACTTCTTCAACTATGAGTATTTTTTGACTCATACATAATGACTCATGACACTCGATTTTTGGGTAAAAACAAACGGTACTTGGATCAATGCCATCAGTGTTATTTTGGGTACAGCTGGCGGTATGCTCTTGAAACACCGCCTTCCCTTGAGAATGCAGCGTATTATCACCCAAGGAGTAGCGTTGATTACCCTATTCATTGGTTTTCACATGGCTCAAAGCCTGTTACAAGTCAAAAATAGTCGAGTTGATGGGGTCGTATTAGGACTAGTTGCCATCATCATCGGCGGGCTGTTGGGTGAATGGTGGCATCTAGAAGAGAGGCTTTATCGGGTGGGGGAGTTTCTGAAAGTACGCTTTCAAAAAAGTGGCTATTTCACAGAGGGGTTTGTTGCCGGTAGTTTGCTATTCTGTGTGGGACCAATGGCTTTAATAGGCAGTCTCAACAACGGTTTAACCGGGAATAACACTCTGCTGATATTGAAAGCGACAATGGATGGTATAACTTCTATAGCTCTTGGTAGTAGCTTTGGTATCGGAGTCGGATTTTCATCTTTAGTAATTCTGGTTTACCAAGGCGGTGTCTCCCTCTTAGCTGGATTTTTAATTCAATCTTTACCAGATCCAACTCACGATCCCCACTTATTGCTGATTACTGGTGTGGGTGGTTTAACAGTTATAGGTTTGGGATTTAACTTATTAGAAGTGTCTCAGGTGAGAGTAGCTTCCTTTCTCCCAGCCTTGCTCGTAGCACCACTTCTCTATTTTTTGTGCCAGTAAATCGAACAGTTTTTTTT comes from Rivularia sp. PCC 7116 and encodes:
- a CDS encoding ATP-binding sensor histidine kinase, translated to MTNASSVLVIPGYQISSQLYAGSRTRVYRAIRGLESLAVVVKLLTSEYPGFNELLQFRNQYTISKNLNIPGIIRPLSLETYGNGYLLVMEDRGEISLREYTKTTTLSLVEFLEIAIQLTNILHALRQNCVIHKDIKPANILIHPETKEVNLIDFSIASVLPKETQEIKNPNVLEGTLAYISPEQTGRMNRGIDYRSDFYSLGVTFYELLIGELPFTSEDPMELVHCHIAKKPTALGNRFGGTGSRENIPEVLSDIVIKLMAKNAEERYQSALGLKYDLDNCLYQLKETGKIIDFEIAQKDICDRFLIPEKLYGRETEVVTLLEAFERVTNGNSEMMLVAGFSGIGKTAVINEVHKPIVRQRGYFIKGKFDQFNRNIPLSAFVQAFRDLMAQLLSESDVQLAAWKTKILAAVGENGQVIVEVIPELERIIGKQPPIPELSGSAAQNRFNLLFQKFIQLFTTKEHPLVMFLDDLQWADSASLNLLQLLMSEAGGGYLLILGAYRDNEVFAAHPLMLTLEQIQKAEAPVNTIFLEPLREITVNQLVADTLTCNEELAQPLTKLVYQKTKGNPFFTTQFLKALYEDGWIEFQSELGSWQCDIAAVQQLALTDDVVDFMALQLQKLSVETQAVLKLAACIGNQFDLITLAIISEQSPVETATNLWKALQEGLILPQSQVYKFYLSRDESDRNTKNIENVGYRFLHDRVQQAAYSLIPDNQKQATHLKIGELLLQKIPATKREEKIFDIVNQLNYGVELITESAEREKLATLNLSAGSKARFSNAYNAATEYATDGIKLLKADCWHSQYQLALELHNLAAEAAYLAGNFELMAEFIQKVLDSVENPFDKIKVYEIQIQAYGAQNQPLAAVKLGQEILKLLGIELPENISNSDIQAQLNQTQSLFAEQSIEDLINLPVMTDKTALAAMKILSNITTFVFQAVPELYVFVPSTQVSLSVKYGNSEQSAFGYIGYGIILSGLVEDIDSSYRFGQLALDVLSQFDTKEMTSKVINGFDCLIRHWKKHTQETVQSLWQCYSVGLETGDLEFAGMSLRYYDTHLYFLGRELKALATEMATHTQAFQQMKQYRFVQHNQIQMQRALNLLGEVDDVLCLKGEACDEETLLPLIMNDGFALIEFYFTKLQLSYLFGKYELAHEYAAQVDRYASGGRSFVISRQCNFYKSLVKLAIFLNVSQDTQTQLLNQVTDNQEKMQLWAQHCPMNVLHQYYLVEAEKYRVLGQNYEAGDFYDRAIGKAKENGYIQEEALAKELAAKFYLNWGKEKIASAYMQEAYYCYARWGAKAKTDYLEKCYPKLLKPILLQQRINLNPWETIGNISVAQTISSTITSTTASHTISDALDFSSLLKAAQTISSRIELDQLVTCLTKIILENSGAKKSALVLPENATWQVKAITSINHQQNSPLPTQTILDSQSIDTCEDIPRKIINYVKNTQETIVIDNCQTDIPGLIGEYMIEHQPQSILCMPITNQGHLVAILYLENKLISGVFTQERLQVINLLSSQAAISLENAQLYQQAQQALEDLKNAQLKIVQSEKMSALGNLVAGVAHEMNNPLGFISATLEQSKPALADIVEHLGLYQENLSEPGEEIIEHAEEIDLDYSLEDLPKMIDSMVMACDRLKNISTSLRTFSRADKDYKVKFNIHDGLDSTILILKHRLKANDKRPAIEVIADYGEISQIECFPGQLNQVFMNLLANAIDALDESNDGRSYEDIKANPNKIIIKTLTENEQIKILISDNGKGMSQEVKTQIFDHLFTTKGVGKGTGLGLAIAKQIVEEKHEGCLEVESELGKGTSFYIKLPIIS
- a CDS encoding iron-containing redox enzyme family protein, with the protein product MLTLQSIENVEDVISSIENFEDTLSSIEDVENALQLKFHKQVTEPGIKNPVKFLQRWSYLSTQVTRLAGAALSRAHLADIQYLLAEIAYSECGLGNKDETHSKLMIELINKSPHADAITQRLDTYFLNLFEETILELSQMSQEEAVGFIVSLEAPAYQILELLKQTSIAVGIFEVDFLNSEYFLIHDAMEKEHQKSCNESMQVVVDNGLELSKIYKGGERGIKFLVEFLGC
- a CDS encoding NAD(P)/FAD-dependent oxidoreductase gives rise to the protein MLDCIVIGAGPGGLVTTKELLEQGLSEVVCLEQAESVGGVFANTYDNLVLTSSCTYSMFSDFWMGNGNQHKFWTKNEAVDYWKRYAKHFGVLGKIRFNSKVVAVTEQGNRGWQVQLLSGETLRSKRVALAIGNNSIPNYPQWKDSLTEVEFSHSQKYRNASNFVGKNVLVVGGGESASDIALEISGVAKNCWVSLRNSTGFVVPRKRGKRANDISTNRGIYGLPREYGHTLSKIISRQWSSYKDPIEKTAVRLNEKVKSRNGLWGTYGTKTYALPKAIAHHGCKVVGEIIGVEDGGRTLLAVDGETLHSVDAVVFCTGYQNYMSFLPEELKKTDPRSLYKHMFHSRYRDRIVWIGLARPGFGSQFPIMEMQARLFSLICTGEKTLPAAVAMEKAASVDRQKYLQQFEHNAHRIRSLVDYHIYMDELADLIGCKPPLWKYFFLHPRLWLRLVYGATQATQFRLRGPGQKETWAKEAIAKLPVVQFNYFFLAGLRGRAIYSFKAIVKGMGLIREQRDFVKMSAIAKIQSAYLKYLRH